CACAAGGCGCTGGTGCAACTGCAGCGCAAGGAAATCGATCGCAACCCGTATGCCGTGCTGCCGGCCAAAGCCGAGCCGGTGACTTTGAACGAGGAACAGCGCGCAGCGGTGCAGCAAGTCACCGCGATTCTCGAACAGAAGTGCTTTGGCGTGTTTCTGCTGCACGGCATCACCGGCAGCGGCAAAACGCAAGTCTACATCGAGGCCATCCGGCATGCGTTGGCTGCGGGATTGGGCGCGATCGTCTTGGTGCCGGAGATTTCACTCACGCCGCAGGCCGTGGCGCGCTTTCAGGCAAATTTCGGCGCCAATATCGCGGTGCTGCACAGCCGCTTGAGCGCGGGCGAGCGCTTTGATGCCTGGCGCCGGGTGCAGCGCGGCGAGGCCAACGTCGTGGTGGGCGCGCGCTCGGCGGTGTTTGCGCCCCTGGCGAAGCTCGGTCTGATCGTGGTGGATGAAGAGCATGATGCCAGCTACAAGCAGGTTGATCCGGCCCCGCGCTATCATGCCCGCGACGTGGCGGTGATGCGGGCCAAGATGGCCGGCGCGGCGGTGCTGCTCGGTTCCGCAACGCCTGCGCTCGAATCCTACTATAACGCACGCGCCGGCAAGTATCACCTGCTGGAATTGCCCAATCGCATCGACAATGTGCCGCTGCCCGCCGTGCGCCTGATCGACATGATGCGCTTTCGCAAAACCGCGCCCGATCACGACGGCATTTTCTCGCGGCCGCTGTTCGAAAAAATCGTGGAGAAAATCGCGCGCCAGGAACAGGTCATTCTGCTGCAGAACCGCCGCGGTTTCGCGCCCATGATCAAGTGCGTGCATTGCGGTTTCGTGCGCCGTTGTGACGCCTGCAACATCCCCATGACCTATCACAAAATGGGGCATATGCTGCGCTGTCACTATTGCTATGCCTATGAGCGCGCGCCCGACACCTGCCCGCAGTGCAGCGGCCTCGATCTCATTTTCAAGGGCATCGGCACGCAGAAAGTCGAAGCGGCGCTCAAGACCCTGTTGCCCCAGGCGCGGGTGGTGCGCATGGACCTGGACACCACGCGCGGCAAGCTGGCGCACGATCGCATTCTGCACGAATTCGGCGAGCATCGCTATGACGTTCTGCTGGGCACGCAAATGATCGCCAAGGGTTTGGATTTTCACAAAGTCACTTTGGTGGGCGTGATCTCGGCCGACACCACGCTGTTGCGCCCGGATTTTCGCGCCGGCGAGCGCACGTTTCAGTTGCTCACCCAGGTGGCGGGCCGCGCCGGCCGGCGCAATCTGCGCGGCGAAGTCATCATTCAGACTTTTTCACCCACGGATTTCTGCCTGCTCTGCGCGCAGCATCATGATTTCAACCAATTCTATGCCGGCGAAATTCAACACCGGCAGGCGCTGAAGTATCCGCCCTTTTCCCGGCTGGCAGTGGTGGTGTTTCGGCACCAGGATGAAGAACGCGTGCGCGGCGTGGCGGATGACTTTGCGGCACTGCTGCGCAAATCCAAAACACCGATGCTGGTCTATGGCCCCACTCCGGCGCCGCTGCGCCGGATTCAAAACGAATTCCGCTGGCAGGTGATGATCAAGAGCGACGTGGTGCACGACCCCGGCGCCCGCTTGCTGCGAACGACCCTGAGCCAGGTTTATGCCTTTTTCTACAAATCCCAGGCGCGCCGGCGCCTGCGGGTCCATGTTGATATGGATCCGGTCGCGTTGATGTAAAGAATGGACTTGTATCGGCTGAGCCGGAATGTTATATTGCGGCACTTTTCAGCCAAAACCAGACCGGCCCTCACTTCAGCCCATCCCGGCTCGGTGCCGCTCGCTTTCACCACACCCAAAGATTCCTTGGAACGACGCGCATGCGCTATGGCTTGATCTCTGACATTCACGGCAATCTCGAAGCGCTGGAAACCGTGCTGGCGGAACTGGAGCAGGAGAAGGTCGATGCGATCCTCTGCCTCGGCGACGTCGTCGGCTACGGCCCGAATCCCGATGAGTGCGTCAAGCTGGTGCAGGCGCGCGCCGCGATCTGTCTGAAAGGCAATCATGATGAAGCCAGCCTGGATGAAACCGATCTGAGTTTTTTCAACTACGTGGCGCGCGAGGCCATCGAGTGGACCAGCGCGCAGCTCAGCGCCGAGGCCAAGCGGTTTCTGCGGCAACTGCCCTACACGCATGAATTCGATGACTTCCTGCTGGTGCACGCCTCGCCATTCGAGCCGCAGGAGTGGAACTACATCACCTCCTGGGAAGGCGCGGAGCAGAGCTTTCACGCCTTCCACCAGCACGCTTGCTTCGTCGGGCATTCGCATTCCCCGC
The window above is part of the bacterium genome. Proteins encoded here:
- a CDS encoding metallophosphatase family protein; this translates as MRYGLISDIHGNLEALETVLAELEQEKVDAILCLGDVVGYGPNPDECVKLVQARAAICLKGNHDEASLDETDLSFFNYVAREAIEWTSAQLSAEAKRFLRQLPYTHEFDDFLLVHASPFEPQEWNYITSWEGAEQSFHAFHQHACFVGHSHSPLVVGRNRLGAMQLLQTYPLRFEEHHRYLVNVGSVGQPRDSNPAAAFGILDSDKREYDLRRAVYPVAKTQKKIRAAGLPGFLADRLAEGR
- the priA gene encoding primosomal protein N', which codes for MQFPYAEIHFALPMSRGYTYRIPESLLPLAQVGSRALVPLGKRVATGFIAARKSTIDFPEEKLKDILDILDESPLFDVTRLALAQWVAEYYLASLGEVLRTMLPPGLEKESKQAVRLIHTPSLNELTELAGRAPRQAEIVQALLGKTSYQVAHLARNLRYHGVRASLRSLAQQGWVELSQEVGKPAAAPLRLTYVELTAAGRRLVESQGTEQAAPHEDSVTAAATGTPARAATRLRVNEKQLQALRWLHKQGEATRPFFLKRTGLAAATLQALVHKALVQLQRKEIDRNPYAVLPAKAEPVTLNEEQRAAVQQVTAILEQKCFGVFLLHGITGSGKTQVYIEAIRHALAAGLGAIVLVPEISLTPQAVARFQANFGANIAVLHSRLSAGERFDAWRRVQRGEANVVVGARSAVFAPLAKLGLIVVDEEHDASYKQVDPAPRYHARDVAVMRAKMAGAAVLLGSATPALESYYNARAGKYHLLELPNRIDNVPLPAVRLIDMMRFRKTAPDHDGIFSRPLFEKIVEKIARQEQVILLQNRRGFAPMIKCVHCGFVRRCDACNIPMTYHKMGHMLRCHYCYAYERAPDTCPQCSGLDLIFKGIGTQKVEAALKTLLPQARVVRMDLDTTRGKLAHDRILHEFGEHRYDVLLGTQMIAKGLDFHKVTLVGVISADTTLLRPDFRAGERTFQLLTQVAGRAGRRNLRGEVIIQTFSPTDFCLLCAQHHDFNQFYAGEIQHRQALKYPPFSRLAVVVFRHQDEERVRGVADDFAALLRKSKTPMLVYGPTPAPLRRIQNEFRWQVMIKSDVVHDPGARLLRTTLSQVYAFFYKSQARRRLRVHVDMDPVALM